The proteins below come from a single Ornithodoros turicata isolate Travis unplaced genomic scaffold, ASM3712646v1 ctg00000885.1, whole genome shotgun sequence genomic window:
- the LOC135375528 gene encoding uncharacterized protein LOC135375528, with product MFLREQKTESLEDLTALADRYLEAQGQNHLGRERSESTEAGGELDEVQPRNPLVSEKKYEMEGGATFATRKAATKPQASCVVVQTRKGDSSVEEGYVELKNGVKVPVVNAFVSPKAPCRVDGMPVVTGKMGNRRVSVLRDAGRNTVIIRKALVEEECLTGEVNPVYLVDSTVKYLPEARISVHTPFYSGVLTAKCMENPLYDVILGNIPSVREPSDPDPKWEEAGPDYEDAKVNPGSSEESGELIAAVQTRRQSKKKPQGKRERPPLRVPEIEGWSSQPGEIGKEQREEDTLRCCFERIGQDLKCRNANHTYEFTVRKGILYRIYRMGAGKEFQQMVVPRKFWEAMMKLAHEGIMSGHQGADVKRFVKSCDQCQRTTPRGNVTKAPFGRMPSIETPLQRVAVDLIGPISPATTKGNQFILTMVDYATRYPDAVALPGITTERVAEGLVEMFTRTGVPREILSDRGPAFISEAMQEVSRLLSLKQLHNSPYHPMGNGLVERFNGTIKTMLKRMCEERPKDWDQYLAHLLFAYWEVPQASLGFSPFEVLYGRHLRGPLSVLREWWTNEEIEHDVKTTHEHVFELRNKLEETCKIAHEELDRAGARYRQQYNKRARQRPMEVGQRVLILLPSDHNKLLMHWKGPYPIVGKKGEADYAVDLGHGTKVFHANLLKIYKERYADVTELVKTTVCSVVSIEESER from the exons ATGTTCCTGCGGGAACAAAAAACCGAGTCACTAGAAGACCTGACTGCGCTTGCGGACCGATACTTAGAGGCTCAAGGGCAGAACCACCTAGGAAGGGAAAGAAGCGAGAGCACGGAAGCAGGAGGGGAACTCGACGAGGTACAGCCACGAAACCCTCTCGTGAGCGAGAAGAAATACGAAATGGAAGGGGGCGCTACCTTTGCAACAA GAAAGGCCGCGACTAAGCCGCAAGCATCATGTGTCGTAGTGCAGACACGCAAGGGAGACAGCTCCGTAGAGGAGGGATACGTAGAACTGAAAAACGGAGTAAAGGTGCCAGTTGTCAATGCGTTTGTGTCACCGAAGGCGCCATGCCGAGTAGATGGGATGCCAGTTGTCACGGGGAAGATGGGTAATCGCCGGGTCTCGGTCCTGCGCGATGCTGGGAGGAATACCGTCATCATACGGAAAGCGCTGGTAGAAGAAGAGTGTTTGACAGGGGAAGTGAACCCTGTTTATCTTGTTGACAGCACTGTGAAGTACCTACCGGAGGCGAGGATATCCGTCCATACGCCATTTTACAGCGGAGTTCTCACAGCAAAATGCATGGAGAACCCCCTCTATGACGTCATCTTAGGGAACATTCCGAGCGTACGGGAGCCAAGTGATCCAGACCCCAAGTGGGAAGAGGCCGGCCCCGACTACGAAGACGCGAAGGTGAACCCCGGAAGTAGCGAAGAAAGCGGAGAACTTATTGCGGCAGTACAGACGAGGCgacaaagcaaaaagaaaccGCAAGGGAAGAGAGAAAGACCCCCGCTGCGAGTGCCTGAGATAGAAGGATGGTCATCCCAACCGGGAGAAATCGGAAAGGAACAACGAGAAGAGGACACGCTGCGATGCTGTTTTGAAAGGATAGGACAGGATCTAAAATGCCGCAACGCAAACCACACTTATGAGTTCACAGTCAGGAAGGGGATCCTGTACAGGATTTACAGGATGGGCGCCGGGAAAGAGTTTCAACAAATGGTTGTACCAAGGAAGTTTTGGGAAGCCATGATGAAGCTTGCGCATGAAGGAATCATGTCTGGACACCAAGGAG CAGACGTAAAGAGATTCGTGAAGTCGTGCGACCAGTGCCAGCGGACGACGCCCCGAGGGAACGTGACCAAGGCACCCTTTGGAAGGATGCCGAGCATTGAAACACCACTTCAACGTGTCGCAGTTGATCTCATCGGCCCGATCTCGCCCGCCACCACAAAAGGGAATCAGTTTATACTCACCATGGTGGATTACGCGACGCGCTACCCTGACGCGGTAGCCTTGCCGGGCATCACGACGGAACGGGTTGCGGAGGGTCTCGTCGAGATGTTTACAAGGACAGGAGTGCCGAGGGAGATTCTCAGCGACCGGGGACCCGCCTTCATTTCGGAAGCCATGCAGGAAGTGAGTCGCCTGCTGTCACTGAAGCAATTACACAATTCACCATACCACCCAATGGGAAATGGGTTGGTAGAAAGATTTAACGGAACGATTAAGACAATGCTCAAACGCATGTGTGAGGAGAGGCCGAAGGACTGGGATCAGTACTTAGCGCACTTGCTATTTGCGTATTGGGAGGTACCCCAAGCAAGTTTGGGCTTCTCCCCCTTCGAAGTGTTGTACGGGCGGCATCTACGAGGCCCATTATCTGTCTTGCGCGAGTGGTGGACTAATGAGGAAATCGAACACGATGTAAAGACGACGCACGAACACGTGTTCGAGCTGCGCAATAAACTGGAAGAGACATGCAAGATAGCGCATGAAGAGCTGGATCGAGCGGGCGCAAGGTACCGCCAGCAATACAACAAAAGGGCCCGCCAGCGACCAATGGAAGTGGGACAAAGGGTCCTAATCCTCCTGCCGTCGGACCACAATAAGTTGCTCATGCACTGGAAAGGTCCCTACCCCATCGTCGGAAAGAAAGGCGAAGCAGACTACGCCGTAGATCTAGGACACGGGACGAAGGTATTCCATGCCAACCTCTTGAAAATATATAAAGAAAGATACGCTGACGTTACGGAACTAGTGAAGACGACGGTGTGCAGCGTCGTATCCATAGAGGAAAGTGAAAGGTAG